Within Candidatus Methylomirabilota bacterium, the genomic segment CCCTCGTGGACCGCTATCGCATCGCGCGCTTCGACACGCTCGGTTTCGGCCGCTCCACCGTGCCCGACCCGAGCCACGCCTGGTCCCTCGACGCCCTCGCCGCCGACGTCCTGGCGGTGGCGCGCGCGGCCGGCCGCGAGCGCTTCCACTTCGTGGGCGAGTCGCTGGGGGGCACGGTGGGCCTGCTGCTCGCGAGCCGGCGGCCGGACGCGCTGCTGAGCGTGACCGCGTCGAACGCCTCGCATCGCGGCGGGTCGATCCGGCGCGCGCCCGAGTGGCGCGAGTTCATCCGCGCGCGCGGCATGGCCGCCTGGGCCGAGATGATGACGCCGCTGCGCCTGGATCGCGAGCGTGTCTCGCCGGCCAAGTGGCGCTGGTTCGAGCGCACCCAGGCCGAGTCCTCGTCCGATTGCGTGCTCGGCCTGGCCGACGTGCTGATGGGCACCGACCTCACGCCCGAGCTGGCTCGCATTCGCGTCCCGACACTCCTGCTGGCGCCGGGCCAGAGCCCGTTCGTGCCGCTGGCCGTCATGGAGGAGATGCACGCGGCGATCCCCGGCTCGGAGCTCCAGGTCTTCGCCGACGCCCGCCACGGCCTGCCGTGCTCGCACGGGGCGGCCTGCGGGCGGGCGCTGCGCGACTTCCACGACCGGCGCGTCGGGGCCGGCGCGTAGCCGCATGGCCGAGGCCGCCGGCGGCACCGAGGCCGTCGGCCCGCTGCTGTCCGCCCTGCTCGGGGCGCTGGATCGCGTCGAGTGGGTGCAGCGCGCTCTCTTCCCGCCGAGCGCGCCCGCGCTCGCGGAGCGGCTCACCCCGCACGCGGCCACGCTGGCCGGGCCGCTGCAGGCCCTGGAGGCCGCGGAGTGGCCGGAGGACCTGCGGCTCCTCCGCGAGCGGCTCGTGCTGGTCAGCCGGCAGGCGCTCGACCTGATCGACGCCTTCGCGAAAGCGGCCGAGACCGGCGAGCCGATCGAGCTGTACCGCGCCCTCCGCCGCTTCGCGCCGCTGCAGGAGGCGCTGTACCCGCTGAGCCCGGTGCTGGACCCGGTGAGCCGCTGGTTCCTCGAGCCGGCCCGGCGCGCCGACGATCTGCTGGTGGCCCGCCTGCGCGAGGCTGCGCTGCGCGAGGACGGCGCGCGCGTCGGGGTGCTGCACGCCCGCAACGATCGCGGCACTCGCGGCGGCTTCTCGCTCTACGTGCCGGAGACGTGGGAGGCGGCCGCCTCGCCGCCGCTGATCGTGGCGCTGCACGGCGGCAGCGGTCACGGCCGCGACTTCCTCTGGGCGTGGCTGCGCGAAGCCCGGACGCGCGGCGCGCTGCTGCTGTCGCCGACGGCCCAGGACCGCACGTGGTCCATCATGGGCGGCGAGGACGTCGACGCGGCGCGGCTGGCCATCGCGGTGGACGAGATCGCGACGACGTACCTGGTGGACCGCAGCCGCGTGCTGCTCACCGGCATGTCCGACGGGGCCACCTACGCGCTCATGGCCGGGCTCGCCGACGGCATGCCGTTCACCCACCTGGCGCCGGCGTGCGGGGCGCTGCACCCGATGCTGCTGGCCCGCGGCGGCATCGCGGCCGCGCGGGGGCGGCCGATCTACCTCGTCCACGGCGCGCTCGACTGGATGTTCCCGGTCCAGATCGCGCGGATGGGCCGCGACGCGCTGCAGGCGGCGGGGGCGCGCGTGGTCTACCGCGAGATCGAGGATCTCTCGCACACGTATCCGCGCGACGAGAACTCGCGGATCCTCGACTGGCTCCTCAGCCCCCCGCTTCCGGATTGAGCCACGGGCACAGCCATCGCTCGACCAGGCTGACCGCGGCGAAGAGCACGATGGCCATCAGCGACAGGATGATCATGGCGCTGAAGGCCAGCTCGGTCTTCCAGTACGACGTCGCGGAGAGGATCACGTAGCCCAGGCCCTTGTCGGAGCCCACGAACTCGCCCACCACCGCGCCGATCACCGACAAGGTGATCGCCACCTTGGCGCCCGCGAAGATGAAGGGCAGGGCCAGCGGCAGGCGCACCTTGAGAAACGTCTTGAAGCGGCTCGCGCGGTAGGAGCGGCTGAGATCCAGCAGCTCGGGCGGCGTGGCCGCCAGCCCGGTGGCGGTGTCCACGACCACCGGGAAGAAGGCGACCAGGAAGGCCACCACCATCTTGGGGAACTCGCCGAAGCCCAGGATCAGCAGCAGCACCGGCGCGATCGCGATCTTCGGCACCGATTGGGCCAGGATGATCAGCGGGTAGAGAGCCAGCCGCAGGGTCGGGGAGTAGACGATCAGCACCGCCAGCGGGACCCCCACCGCCATCGAGAGCGCGAAGCCGCCGAGCGTCTCGTAGAGCGTCACCCACGTGTGCTCGATGAAGCGGTAGCGCCAGTCCCAGCCCTCGCCCAGGATCGCCGACGGCGCGGGCATGATGAAGCGCGGCACGCGGAAGGCGCGCGTGGCCACTTCCCAGGCGACCACCGCGGCGATCAGGGTGGCCGCGGGCACCAGGGTCTCGCCGGCCAGCCGACGCAGCGTGCTCACGTGCGCTCCTTCCGGCGCGAGAAGATGAGGCCGCGCACCTCCTCGCTGTGGGCCTTGAAGCGCGGGTCGAACTCCAGGTCCATGGTGCGCGGCCGCGGCAGGTCCACCGTGATGACGCGCGCGATGCGCCCGGGGCGCGACGACATCACCACCACGCGGTCGGCCAGGAGGATCGCCTCCGGGATGGAGTGCGTCACGAACAGGATGGTCTTGCGCCGCTCTTCCCAGATGCGCAGCAGCTCGAGGCTCATCTCCTCGCGGGTCATCGCGTCCAGCGCCCCGAACGGCTCGTCCATCAGCAGCAGGCTCGGATCGGGCAGGAGCGCGCGGCAGATGGCCACGCGCTGCTGCATGCCGCCGGACAGCTCCCGCGGGTACTTGGTCTCGAACCCGGCCAGGCCGGTGAGCTCCAGCAGGTCGCCCGCCGGCTTGCGGTACTGGCGCGGCTCCAGCCCGAGCATCTCGATGGAGAACAGCACGTTGTCCATGACGGTGCGCCAGGGCAGCAGCACCGGCTGCTGGAAGACGAAGCCCACGTCGGGAAAGGGCTCCTCGACCGGCTGGTCCCGCACGTGGATCCGGCCGAGTGTCGGCGGCACCAGCCCGGCGACCAGCTTGAGCAGCGTGCTCTTGCCGCAGCCGCTCGGGCCCACGAGCGTGACGAACTCGTTGGCGCCGACCGCCAGCGAGGTCTCGGCCAGCGCGTGGACGAGATCGCCCCGCCGCGTCCGGTACGTCTTCTCGACGCCCTCCAGCCGGATCACGCCGAGGGCGGATCGGCCGCGAAGCGGTTGATCGGCAGCGCGGTGGCGACGGCGCCGCGGCACGCCGCGGCCACGTAGGGAGCGAGGCGCTGGGCCAGCGCCCAGGCCTGCGCGCTCTGTCCGCGCTGTCGGTCGGCCGCCGCCTGCGCGCGCTGGCGGATCGCGGACTCGTCCACCGTGGTCACGCGGCCGGCGTCGACCACCACGCGGCCGTCCACCAGCACCGTGTCCACCGCCGCGCCGGTCTCCGCGTAGACCAGCGCCTTGACCGGATCGGCCAGCGGGCGCATGAACACGGAGTCGGCCCGCAGCAGCACCAGGTCGGCCTTCCGCCGCGGGGCGATCGCGCCGAGGTCCTCGGCCTGCCCCAGCACCCGGGCGGTGCCGGAGGTGGCCAGGCCCCAGACCGTGTCGGCGTCGAGCCAGCGCTCGGTCTGGTGCGGGAAGCGCACCGTGCTGATCACCGAGGCGATGCGGAGGGCCTCGAAGAGATTCTGGTTGTCCGCGCAGGTCGAGCCGTCGGTGCCGAGGCCGACCGTGACACCCCGGTCGAGCATCTCGCGCACCGGGGCGATGCCGGCGCCGAGCCGCAGGTTGGAGCCGGGGTTGTGGGCCACCGCCGCCCCGGCGTCGGCCAGCATCCGCACGTCGTCGTCGGTGAGCCAGATGGAATGCGCGCCCACGAAGCCCGGCCCGAGGAGGCCGTGGTCGGCCAGGCGGGCCACGATGCTCTTGCCCCACCGGCGATGGCTCTCGACCGTCTGCACCTTGGACTCCGCCAGGTGGGTGTGGATGGAGACGCCGTACTCCCGCACGAGGGCGGCGCAGCCGTCGAGAAACTCGTCGGTGGCCTGGTTCGGGATGGTGGGCGCCACGCCCATCCGCACGCGGCCGTCGGCGCCGCCGTGCCAGCGGCGGATGATACGCTCGGTGAGCTCCAGCAGGCCCTTGGTCGGCGCCGGCTTCATCTCCTCCACGGTCTTCCGCAGATCGGCCGGCAGCAGATCGGCCAGGCCCGGGACGGTCTGGTAGAACGTCACGTCGGCCACCGCCGGGGCCAGGACCACGCGCACGCCCACGTCGGTGTAGGCGCGCACGACCGCCTCGAAGGCCTCATCGGTGATCGCGGGCACCGCCATGTAGAGGTCGTACGCCGAGGTACAGCCGGTCTTGAGCATCTCGATCGCGCCGATGGCCGCTGAGAGGTATTCGTCCTCTGGCGTTCTGAATCCATAGTTTGCCGCCGAGTGCGTGAGCAGGTCCTCGAGCGTCCAGTTGCCGGCCCGCCCGCGCGAGAGATGGCTCGCCGCATGAGTGTGGGCGTTGCCCATCCCCGGCAGCACGATGGAGCCCGAGGCGTCGACGAGCTGGGCGCCGGCGGGGACGGCGAGTCCCGGCCCCACCGCCGCGATGCGGTCCCCCTCGATCAGCACGTCGGCGCGGCTCAGGGTGGCCGGCGTGCCGGCCAGGATCTGCCCTCCACGGATGAGCATGGCCATGGCGGCCTCCGTCCTCTGCGCCCTACTTCTTCTCGGGCAGCAGATCGTTGGTGTAGACCTCCTCGAGCGAGACCTTGCGCTTGAGCTCGAGGTACTGGGTGTAGAGGTCGCGGGTCTTCTCGAGCTGGGCGGGGTCGAACTGGCCGACCGCCATCTTGCCGCCGGTGACCTCGCTCGCGTACACGAAGCGCGCCCCGACCTGCGCGGCGCCGATGGCGCCGTCGCGGTCCACCTCGGGGTGGTGCTTGAGCACGTAGCCGACGCCCTCGTCCCAGTGCTTGTCGCGGAAGGCGTAGTCGGCGCCCTTGAAGGTGGCGCGCAGGAAGGCCTTCAGGCCGTCGGGGTCCTTGGCGATGGTGTCCTCGCGGGCCACCAGCGAGGTGGAGGCCACGTCGAAGCCCAGATCGGCCCACGCCGCGAGCACGCGGACGTCGGCGTTCTGCTGCTGGGCGACCTTGCGGATGCGCGCCTCGTGCACCACGAAGAACGGCACCGCGTCGGTGGCCCCGCGGATGAGCGCGGGCGGCATCGACGCGGCGTCCATCGTGACCCACGTCACCGAGTTGGGCTTGAGCCCGGACAGCTTCTCGAACACGGGCCACAGGATCTGGTGGCTGTTGCCGGGGGAGATCGCGAGCTTCTTGCCCTCGAGCTCCTTCGCGCTCTTGATCGGCGAATCGCCGCGCACGAAGATGCCGTGCGGCGGCCGCCGGTACCAGAGCGCGATGGCCTTGACCTTGACGTCGGTGTTGGCGCGCGCCGCCATGAGGGCCGAGATGTCGGCGATGCCGACCTCGCCCTGACCCGCCGCGATGCGCTTGACGGTATCGCCGGAGCCCTGGCCGCGGAGGATCTTCACGTCGAGACCCTCGTCTCGATAGAAGCCTTTCTCCAGCGCGGTGTAGTGCGGCACGTACTCGCCGGTGGGGACGAAGTCGAGGATCAGCGTGTACGGGCGCAGCGGCTTCGACTGGGCGCTGCCCGTCACCGGCGCCAGCAGCAGCGCGGCGGCGAGGGCGGCGGCGAGGGCGGCGACGAGGGACAAGGACAGGCGGGCGCGTCCGATCATGGGCCATCCTCCGGGGAGCCGCGGGGTCGGGTTGACGGTGCGCATCAGGCCGCGCCGGAATCGACGAGCGGCTGTGCCGCGAGGTCGTCGAGATGGGCGATGCAGTTCAGCAGCCGCACGCGCCACGAGCGGGCCGTCCCGTCCGGGCCGTCCAGGATCGTGACCGCGGTGTTCTCCCAGCGCTCGGGCACCACGTGCCCGTCGGGCAGGACCAGGTGGCGGCCGGCCAGCGAGCGGCAGACCAGTCCGTGGGTGACGACCGCGAGATGCCCGTCGGCGGCCGCGGCGCGGGCGCACATCAGGGCCCAGGCGCGGTCCACCCGCTCGTGGAACACCTCCCACGTCTCGCCGTTGGGCGGCGCGTAGCCCGGCGCGAACATGTCGAGGCCGAGCTCGGCGTAGGGCGCCCCGCGCAGGTCGCCGAAGTTGCGCTCCTGCAGGAGCGCGTGGCGCTCGATCGCCAGGCCGGTGACGCGAGCCAGGTGCTGCGCGGTCTCGACCGCGCGGGCGAGGTCGCTCGAGAGGATGGAGGCGACGCCTTCGCGCTCGAGGCGCTTGGCCAGCCGCTCGGCCTGGGCGATGCCGCGCGGGGACAGCGGGTTGTCGGGCAGCTGGACGGTGCGCGAGGCGTTGCCGAGCGTCTCACCGTGGCGGATCAGGAAGATCATGCGCAGGCAGGCCGCCGGCCGCGCCGGCTCAGATCACGCGGTCGCGCCGCAGCTCGGCGATCGCCGCGGCGTCGTACCCGAGCCCGCCGAGGATCTCCGCGTTGTGCTCGCCCAGTCGCGGCGCGACCCGGCGCACCGCCACCGGGGCGGCCGACATGCGGATGGGCGTGCGGATGTGCGGCACCCGGCCCAGCTCGGCGTCGTCGGCGTGGACGACCATCTCGCGGTGCACCACCTGCGGGTCGGCGAAGAGCTGCTCGTAGCTGTACACCGGCCCGCACGGCACCCCCGCCTCGTCGAGCACCGTGATCCAGTGCGCGGTGGGCGCGGTGGCCAGCACCGCGGTGATCTCCTTCTCCAGCGCGAAGCGGTGCTTGCGCCGCTCGACCGCCTTGGCGAAGCGCGGGTCCTCGAGCCACTCCGGATGGCCGAGAGCGCGGGCGCAGCGCTCCCAGATGGACTGGCCGGCCGCGCCGATCATCATGTAGCCGTCCTGGGTCTCGAAGCGCTGGTAGGGCGCGTTCTGCCGGTGGCGCGAGCCCATGCGCACCGGCTCGACGCGGTCGGCGAGCCAGCCCGCGCTGGTCCACGACGAGAAGCCGACCGCGGTCTCCAGCAGCGAGCACTCGATCTTCTGGCCCCGTCCGGTCCGCTCGCGCTCGTAGAGCGCGGCCAGCACGCCCTGGGCGCCCCACATGCCGGTGCCCAGATCGCAGATCGGCAGGCCCACCGAGGTGGGCGGCCCGTCGGGCTCGCCGGTGACGTGCATGATGCCCCCCATGCCCTGGGCGATGAGATCGAAGCCGCCCTTCTCGCGATAGGGCCCGTCGGAGCCGAAGCCGGAGAGTTGCGCGTAGATGAGCCGCGGATTGGCGGCGCGGAGCGTCTCCCAGCCGAGCCCGGCGCGGTCCATCACCGTCGGGCGGTAGTTCTCCACGAGCACGTCGGTCCGGGCGATCAGCTGGAGGAAGATCTCGCGGCCGCGCGCGCCCTTGTAGTCGAGGGTGAGGCTCTTCTTGTTGCGGTTGATGTAGCGGAAGTACGGGTTGCGCTCGCTGCCGTCGCCCATGCCGCGCGAGGAGTCGCCCGCGCCCGGGCGCTCCAGCTTGATCACCTCGGCTCCCATGTCGGCCAGGATCATGGTGCAGAAGGGCCCCGCCATGTGCTCGGTCAGGTCGAGCACCTTCACGCCATCGAGCGGCCCCCGCGCGGTCGTCTCAGCCATGCGATCTCCCGTCTCCCGCGATGTCGCGCGCGTGGCCCAGGGCGTGGGCCACCGCGATCATGTAGAACACGCTCGCGAGCGGGCCCTCCACTCCGCCCGCGGAGCGGATGGGGCGCGCGAAGAGCGCCTCGTCCGCCGCCTCCACCGCCGCGATGGTGGCGGCGCGATTCGTCTCGAACTCGTCGAGCAATTCGTCGACGGTCAGGTGCGCGCGCTTGGCGACCTGCCGCTCGTTGTAGGCGTCGTTGCCGCCCTTCATCGGGCGGGTGGGCGGCGCCGCGTCGGCCGGCGCCGGCGGGGTGCGGGCGATGTCGATGAGTCGCGGGTAGCTCCACTCGATCGACGCGATGTGGGCGAGGATCTGGCGTCCCGTCCAGCCGTTTTCGTAGCGGCCCTCCTCGAAGCGCTCGGCGGGCAGCGACCGCACCAGCGCCACGACCTCGTCGCGGCTTCCACGCAGCGCCTCCAGCAGCTCGCGCTTGGAGAGCGCCGGCGGCGAGTCGACGGCCCGATAATCCTCGGCCATGGCCGAGAGATTGGGGCCGCGCGCCGGACCTGTCAAGCGGCGGCCCGCTCGTTGCCGGCCCGGTCGGTGGCTCCGATCGCCACGCCACCCAGTACCAGCACGATTGCGACCACCAGCGAGAGCGAGACCGGCTCGCCGAGCCAGAGGGCGGCGGTGATCACGCTCACCACCGGCGTGGCCAGCAGCGCCAGCGAGGTGGTGACCGCGGGCAGGAGCCGGCTCGCGGTGGCCACCGCCCAGTAGGCCACCGCGGTGCCCACGATGCCGAGATAGAGCAGCAGCGCGACGAACGACGGCCGCCAGTCGATGGCCGGCGCCGGCTGAGTCCAGAGCGCGATCGGAGCCAGCAGCAGCGTCGATAGCAGGGTTTCCCATGGGATCAGGGCGAACGGGGTGGAGCGCCAGCGGTGGGCGCGAATGTGCAGGATGCTCCCGGCCCAGAGCAGCGCCGCGAGCAGGACGGCCAGGTGGCCGAGCACGACCGCGCGATCGCCCCAGTCGAGGGCCAGCGGGTTGAACAACGTCACCAGCCCCGCGAGGCCGACGAGCACGCCGAGGGTGCGCCGAGGCGTGAGCGGCTCGCCCAGTAGCAGAGCGGCGCCCGGGGTGACCCAGAGCGGGGTGGTGTAGGCGAGCACCACCGTGCGACCGGTCGGGACGAGCCCGAGCCCCCAGCTCGCGAGCAGGTTGAAGCCGACCATGTGCAGCAGCGTGATGCTCAGCAGCACCGGCCAGTCCCCGCGCGGCGGCCACGCGATGCGCCCGCGCCACGCGGTCAGCGCGAAGAGCGCGACGGTGGCGATGAGCGAGCGCAGGGTGACGGCCCAGAGCGGCGACAGCGTGGCCAGCACGACCTTGTTCACCGGCCAGGTGAGTCCCCAGGCCAGGATTACGATGATCAGCGCCAGGACGCCCTGGCCGCGCGCGCTCGAGGGCACGGGCGATCAGCGACGGCGCGCGGGCACGAGGAGAGCGGACACGAGCGCGATACTGCCAACCGGGTGCGGCGGCGTCAAGGCGCGCGGCTGGGGCCGGGCCGGAGCTGTCGTGCCCGGCGCAACCCCAGGTGAGCAAGGATGGGGTGGGCGATCGTTACACGAGCGGCAGGCGATCGAACGCGGCGCGGCCGCCGATCACCGTCGCCAGCACCTCGACGCCCGCGATGGCCTCCGGGTCGATCCGGGTAGGATCGGCCGACAGCACTGCGAAGTCGGCCAGCTTCCCAGGCTCCAGCGATCCCAGGTCCGCCTCGCGGAAGGCGGCCCGCGCGGAGTGCAGCGTATAGCAGCGGATGGCCTCCTCGGGGGCGAGCGCCTCCGCCGGGTTGAACGGCCGGCCGCTCGCCGTGCGCTGGGTGACCATGGCGTGGATGCCGAGGAGCGGCGCGCCCTGCACCACCGGGCGATCCGAGCTGCCGGGCGCCAGCACGCCGGCGTCCAGAAAGCTCCGCTGTCGGTAGCACCACGCCGAGCGTGCGGGGCCGAGCGCGTCGAGCATCCCGTCGCCGATCTCGTTGATGAAGCGGCCCTGGGGCACCGGGATGACGCCGAGGCGAGCGAGACGCGACACGTCGTCCGGCCGGCAGACTCCGCAGTGCTCGATGCGATGGCGATGGTCTGCGCGAGGGTGGGCGGCCAGCGCATCCTCGTAGATGTCCAGCACCGTGGTGACGGCGCGATCGCCGATGGCGTGGGTCGCCACTTGCCACCCGGCCCGGTGCGCGCGCGTGATGATCCGGCGCAGTCGCTCCACGTCCATCTGGAAGAAGCCGCGGTTCCCCGCCTCGTCCTCGAAGTCGCAGCACATCGCGGCGGTGCGGCCGATCAGCGAGCCGTCGGAGAAGATCTTCATCGCCCCGATGCGGAGCCAGTCGTCGCCCCATCCGGTGCGCATGCCGAGGTCGAGGCCGAAGCCGTCGCCGTCCGCCGCCGCGTGGGGCAGGTCGTGGAGGGCCTCCGCCGCGACCATCAGCGTGGCGCGGACGCCGAGCCGTCGCTGCCGGCGCGCCTCCTGCCACGCGGCCAGCTCGACCGGGCTCCGCGCGACGAGCCCGCCGCCGACCCCCGCCTCCTGGACGCTCGTCAGGCCCTCGCGGAGATAGTGATCGCTGGCCCGGCCGATCGCGTCCACCAGCTCCGCGAGCGGGTAGGGATAGACGAGCGCGCGCACGAGTGCCTGCGCCTGCTCCTGCAGGAGCCCGGTGGCGCGGCCGGCGGCGTCGCGCTCGACCACGCCGCCCTCGGGCACGGGGACGCGGTCGATACCGATGGCGTCGAGCACTCTTCCGCCGACCACGCACATGTGACCGGAGTTGTGCCGGAGCCACACGCGATGATCGGGCGCGACCGCGTCCAGCTCCGCCGCCGTCGGGTGACGGCGCTCGGCGAGCTTGTTCTGATCGTAGCCGCTGCCGATGACCCACGCGCCCGGCGGCTCGGTCGCCGCACGCGCCTTCACGAGACGCAGGATGTCCTCCACACTGCCCGCCGGCGGCGACCCCAGCGGGATGTCGGCCAGCCCCATCCCGAAGCTCGGCATGTGATTGTGCGCGTCGTGAAAGCCGGGCACGACCGTGCGGCCCTGCAGGCTCACGACGCGCGCCGCGGTCAGGTGCCGCCGCAGCTCATCGCCCTCGCCCACCGCGACGATGCGGCCGCCGTGCACGGCCAGCGCGGTGGCGCGCGGCCGCGCCGGGTCCATGGTCAGCAGGGTGCCGCCCTCGAAGATCAGATCGACCTGCATGGCCCGACATGATACCGGCCAAACGCGCTACGAGACAGCGGCAGGGACGGGGTCCTCGCCGGTGGTAAGATCCCGCCACCACCCGTTACCGGAAAGGACGGAGCCATGGTGACAGTGCTGACGGAGTCGGGCGAGCATGCGATGCCCACCACGGATGGCAGCGGCGACGCGCTCTGGTCGCCCGCGCCCGAGGCGGCAGCGACGACCGGCTGGGAGGCCAAGCCGGAGGGTCTCTGCCGGGGCGAGGTCTGCGTGCCGCTGCCGGCCGGCCGCGAGCGCGAGCTCGTCGACGGCGGGCGCATCAACCTGGCCGCGCTGTGGCGCCACCTCGGCCGGCCCGTGTTGCACAGCGCCCACGGCGACGTGTGGGTGCTGGGCGAGAGCGCGCAGCAGCGCGCGGCCGCGCTGGCCTCGCTGGAGGCGCCCGACTTCACGCTGCCCGACGTCAACGGGCGCATGCACCGGCTCTCGGACTATCGCGGCAAGAAAGTGCTGCTGGTCACCTGGGCCTCGTGGTGAGGGTGCCGCCGCGACCTGCCCGTGTGGCAGGAGCTGTACGAGGAGCTGGCTCCGCGCGGGTTCGTGGTCCTCTCGGTGGCGATGGACAGCCGCGAGGGCGACCCGTTGCCGTGGATCGAGGCGGGCAAGCCGACGTATCCGGTCCTGATCGACCGTGAGCACCGGCTGGCCGAGCTGTACGGCATCGTCAACGTGCCGCAGGCCGTATGGATCGACGAGGCCGGGCGCATCGTGCGGCCGGCGGAAGCGGCCGGGGCGTACGAGGGCTTCCGGAAGATGAATCGGTCGACTCGAGAGATGCCGGAGGAGGCGGCGCGGCTCACCACGCAGGCGAAGTCGACCTACCTCGACGCGATCCGCGACTGGGTCCGGTCGGGAGCCCGCAGCGAGCACGCGTTCGACGCCGACGGGGCCCGCGCGCATCTGCCCGCGATCACCACGGACATCGCGACGGCGCAGGCCATGTTCCGGCTGGGCCAGGCCCTGCTGCGGCGGGGCGAGCAGACGGAGGCACAGCGGTGGCTCCAGGAGGCGAGCCGGCTGCATCCCGACTCCTGGTGCATCTGGCGTCAGAGCGCCGGGGTCAACGACCTGGGGCTGGCCGCGCTGCCCGATTTCTGGCAGCGGGTGGACGCACTCGGGGCCAATCGCTACTACCTCCCGGTGGACATGAAGGGCATGCCGTAGTGCCAGTTCCGAGATTCGGGCTCAACCGCTTCGACTCGCGCTCGGTCGATCTCTTCGCGGCGGACGTGCGCCGGGCCGAGCAGCTCGGCTGGGACGCAGCGCTGCAGCCCGACTCGCAGCTCCGTCGGCGCGACACCTACGTGCTGCTGGCCGCGGCGGCGCGAGTCACCGAGCGGATCACGCTGGGGCCGTTGCTGGCCAATCCGGTCAATCGTCACCCGACGGTCACCGCCTCGTCGATCGCCACCATCGACGAGCTGGCGCCCGGGCGCGTGCTGCTCGGCTGGGGCGTGGGCGACACTGCGGTGCGCCTGGCCGGGCTGCGGCCCGCGCGCGTCAAGGAGCTGGAGGAATCCACGCGCCTCATGCGCGCGCTGCTCGACGGCGAGGCGGTCGAGGTGGGCGCGGCCCGGCCGGCGCGCCTGCCGCATCACCGGCCGGTGCCGATCTGGATCGCGGCGGGCGGTCCGAAGACGCTGCGGATGGCGGGCGCGGTGGCCGACGGGGTATTCATCCGGGTCGGCACGCATGCGGCCAACATCGCGACCGCAGTGGACGCGATCCGCGGCGGCGCGGTCGAGGCCGGGCGCGATCCGGCGGGGGTGCGCCTCGGGGCGATCTTCCACACCGTGCTGGTCGACGATGCCGACCGCGCACTCACCATGGCGCGGTCGATGGCCGCGGGCTACTACGAGTACTCGCCCGCGCTCTTCACCCCGCCGGGGATTCAGTGGACGGGCCCGGACCCGGAGCGGCTCAAGCACGACCGCGGCGTGTGGCCGGACTTCCATCACGCGGCAGATCTGGAGGCGAGCGGCCGCGTGGTGGATTTCCTGCCGGAGCGCGCGGCCGATGCCTTCAGCCTGCGCGGTGGCCCGGCCGAGGTGGCCGGGCGCCTGATCGAGGCGCTGCGGGCGGCGCCCGCCGTCTTCGACCACGTGGTGTTGCACCCGATCCCGGATCCGCGCTGGCCCGCGGGCCCCGAAGCCGACTACACCGCCCGCATGGCGCGTGAGGTGCTGCCTCGGGCCCGGGCGTCCCTCGCAGCGGGATAGCTTCGAGCATGAAGCCCGAAGGGGCGGTCACTGGAGCGTGACCTTCCCCTTCGGGCGGCCGGTCTAGCAGCGTCCCTGCTTGGCAAGCCCGGGCGGGCACCCGCGCCCGGGATGATCCATCTTCTTCGCGTGGCCGGGAGGAATCTTGTAATACGCAATCGGAACGGCAAGAACCGGCTGGGGTACCCGAGCCGGCACGACTGCCATCCACGGGCCTCCGTGCTTCGTGGCGACGAACCATCCGCCATGATGGAAGCTGTAGTAGCGTCCGCCGTAGGCGAAGAAGTTCATGTTGACGCCGGGCGCATAGAACACCGGCGACCCGGGCACGACCACGAGCTGCGGCGGGATCGCGACGATCGGAGGCGTCACGACGACGGGGGGCGCGACCACGACAGGGGGCGCTGGCGTCGTCACGATCACCTGGGGGGGCGGGGGCACGCTGATGTTGACGCCGATCTTCACTCCG encodes:
- a CDS encoding ResA-like WAxxUGC motif-containing protein, producing the protein MVTVLTESGEHAMPTTDGSGDALWSPAPEAAATTGWEAKPEGLCRGEVCVPLPAGRERELVDGGRINLAALWRHLGRPVLHSAHGDVWVLGESAQQRAAALASLEAPDFTLPDVNGRMHRLSDYRGKKVLLVTWASWUGCRRDLPVWQELYEELAPRGFVVLSVAMDSREGDPLPWIEAGKPTYPVLIDREHRLAELYGIVNVPQAVWIDEAGRIVRPAEAAGAYEGFRKMNRSTREMPEEAARLTTQAKSTYLDAIRDWVRSGARSEHAFDADGARAHLPAITTDIATAQAMFRLGQALLRRGEQTEAQRWLQEASRLHPDSWCIWRQSAGVNDLGLAALPDFWQRVDALGANRYYLPVDMKGMP
- a CDS encoding CoA transferase: MAETTARGPLDGVKVLDLTEHMAGPFCTMILADMGAEVIKLERPGAGDSSRGMGDGSERNPYFRYINRNKKSLTLDYKGARGREIFLQLIARTDVLVENYRPTVMDRAGLGWETLRAANPRLIYAQLSGFGSDGPYREKGGFDLIAQGMGGIMHVTGEPDGPPTSVGLPICDLGTGMWGAQGVLAALYERERTGRGQKIECSLLETAVGFSSWTSAGWLADRVEPVRMGSRHRQNAPYQRFETQDGYMMIGAAGQSIWERCARALGHPEWLEDPRFAKAVERRKHRFALEKEITAVLATAPTAHWITVLDEAGVPCGPVYSYEQLFADPQVVHREMVVHADDAELGRVPHIRTPIRMSAAPVAVRRVAPRLGEHNAEILGGLGYDAAAIAELRRDRVI
- a CDS encoding DMT family transporter; amino-acid sequence: MPSSARGQGVLALIIVILAWGLTWPVNKVVLATLSPLWAVTLRSLIATVALFALTAWRGRIAWPPRGDWPVLLSITLLHMVGFNLLASWGLGLVPTGRTVVLAYTTPLWVTPGAALLLGEPLTPRRTLGVLVGLAGLVTLFNPLALDWGDRAVVLGHLAVLLAALLWAGSILHIRAHRWRSTPFALIPWETLLSTLLLAPIALWTQPAPAIDWRPSFVALLLYLGIVGTAVAYWAVATASRLLPAVTTSLALLATPVVSVITAALWLGEPVSLSLVVAIVLVLGGVAIGATDRAGNERAAA
- a CDS encoding histidine phosphatase family protein, which translates into the protein MIFLIRHGETLGNASRTVQLPDNPLSPRGIAQAERLAKRLEREGVASILSSDLARAVETAQHLARVTGLAIERHALLQERNFGDLRGAPYAELGLDMFAPGYAPPNGETWEVFHERVDRAWALMCARAAAADGHLAVVTHGLVCRSLAGRHLVLPDGHVVPERWENTAVTILDGPDGTARSWRVRLLNCIAHLDDLAAQPLVDSGAA
- a CDS encoding amidohydrolase, with the protein product MQVDLIFEGGTLLTMDPARPRATALAVHGGRIVAVGEGDELRRHLTAARVVSLQGRTVVPGFHDAHNHMPSFGMGLADIPLGSPPAGSVEDILRLVKARAATEPPGAWVIGSGYDQNKLAERRHPTAAELDAVAPDHRVWLRHNSGHMCVVGGRVLDAIGIDRVPVPEGGVVERDAAGRATGLLQEQAQALVRALVYPYPLAELVDAIGRASDHYLREGLTSVQEAGVGGGLVARSPVELAAWQEARRQRRLGVRATLMVAAEALHDLPHAAADGDGFGLDLGMRTGWGDDWLRIGAMKIFSDGSLIGRTAAMCCDFEDEAGNRGFFQMDVERLRRIITRAHRAGWQVATHAIGDRAVTTVLDIYEDALAAHPRADHRHRIEHCGVCRPDDVSRLARLGVIPVPQGRFINEIGDGMLDALGPARSAWCYRQRSFLDAGVLAPGSSDRPVVQGAPLLGIHAMVTQRTASGRPFNPAEALAPEEAIRCYTLHSARAAFREADLGSLEPGKLADFAVLSADPTRIDPEAIAGVEVLATVIGGRAAFDRLPLV
- a CDS encoding DinB family protein, which translates into the protein MAEDYRAVDSPPALSKRELLEALRGSRDEVVALVRSLPAERFEEGRYENGWTGRQILAHIASIEWSYPRLIDIARTPPAPADAAPPTRPMKGGNDAYNERQVAKRAHLTVDELLDEFETNRAATIAAVEAADEALFARPIRSAGGVEGPLASVFYMIAVAHALGHARDIAGDGRSHG